A DNA window from Oryctolagus cuniculus chromosome 21, mOryCun1.1, whole genome shotgun sequence contains the following coding sequences:
- the EIF2B1 gene encoding translation initiation factor eIF2B subunit alpha isoform X1, with protein sequence MRRGGAPRAVSVRPAAGSLAGPARGSACGVGTLGLHSPEGTMDNKELIQYFKSQMRGDPDMASAVAAIRTLLEFLKRDTGETIQGLRANLTSAIETLCGVDSSVAVSSGGELFLRFISLTSLEYSDYSKCKKIMIERGELFLRRISLSRNKIADLCHTFIKDGARILTHAYSRVVLRVLEAAVAAKKRFSVYITESQPDLSGQKMAKALCHLNVPVTVVLDAAVGYIMEKVDLVIVGAEGVVENGGIINKIGTNQMAVCAKAQNKPFYVVAESFKFVRLFPLNQQDVPDKFKYKADTLLKSVETGQDLKEEHPWVDYTAPSLITLLFTDLGVLTPSAVSDELIKLYL encoded by the exons ATGAGGCGCGGAGGTGCGCCGCGCGCTGTCAGCGTCCGACCCGCAGCCGGCTCGCTCGCTGGACCAGCTCGAGGCAGCGCGTGCGGCGTCGGGACCCTTGGCCTCCACAGTCCGGAGGGCACCATGGACAACAAGG agCTGATCCAGTACTTCAAGTCTCAGATGAGAGGAGACCCTGACATGGCCTCGGCGGTGGCCGCCATCCGGACCCTGCTGGAGTTCCTGAAGAGAGACACAG GGGAGACGATCCAGGGCCTGAGAGCGAATCTCACCAGCGCCATAGAGACGCTGTGCGGCGTGGACTCCTCCGTGGCCGTGTCCTCCGGCGGGGAGCTCTTCCTCCGCTTCATCAGCCTCACCTCCCTGGAGTACTCG GATTATTCCAAGTGTAAGAAGATCATGATTGAGCGGGGAGAGCTTTTTCTCAGGAGAATTTCTCTGTCGCGAAATAAAATTGCAGACCTGTGCCACACTTTCATCAAAGATGGGGCG AGGATACTGACGCACGCCTACTCCAGGGTGGTCCTGAGGGTCCTGGAGGCAGCCGTGGCGGCCAAGAAGCGCTTCAGTGTCTACATCACAGAGTCGCAGCCGGACTTGTCCGGGCAA AAAATGGCCAAAGCCCTCTGCCACCTCAACGTCCCCGTCACCGTGGTGCTGGACGCTGCTGTCGG CTATATCATGGAGAAAGTGGACCTCGTCATAGTTGGTGCTGAAGGAGTTGTAGAAAACGGAGGCATCATTAACAAG ATTGGAACCAACCAGATGGCTGTGTGCGCCAAGGCACAGAACAAGCCCTTTTACGTGGTCGCAGAAAGCTTCAAGTTTGTGCGGCTCTTCCCGCTCAACCAGCAGGACGTGCCGGATAAGTTTAAG TACAAGGCAGACACTCTGCTCAAGTCCGTAGAGACCGGGCAGGACCTCAAAGAGGAGCACCCATGGGTCGACTACACCGCCCCGTCCTTGATCACCCTGCTGTTCACGGACCTGGGTGTGCTGACGCCCTCCGCGGTCAGCGATGAGCTCATCAAGCTGTATCTGTAA
- the EIF2B1 gene encoding translation initiation factor eIF2B subunit alpha isoform X2, with protein sequence MRRGGAPRAVSVRPAAGSLAGPARGSACGVGTLGLHSPEGTMDNKELIQYFKSQMRGDPDMASAVAAIRTLLEFLKRDTGETIQGLRANLTSAIETLCGVDSSVAVSSGGELFLRFISLTSLEYSDYSKCKKIMIERGELFLRRISLSRNKIADLCHTFIKDGARILTHAYSRVVLRVLEAAVAAKKRFSVYITESQPDLSGKKMAKALCHLNVPVTVVLDAAVGYIMEKVDLVIVGAEGVVENGGIINKIGTNQMAVCAKAQNKPFYVVAESFKFVRLFPLNQQDVPDKFKYKADTLLKSVETGQDLKEEHPWVDYTAPSLITLLFTDLGVLTPSAVSDELIKLYL encoded by the exons ATGAGGCGCGGAGGTGCGCCGCGCGCTGTCAGCGTCCGACCCGCAGCCGGCTCGCTCGCTGGACCAGCTCGAGGCAGCGCGTGCGGCGTCGGGACCCTTGGCCTCCACAGTCCGGAGGGCACCATGGACAACAAGG agCTGATCCAGTACTTCAAGTCTCAGATGAGAGGAGACCCTGACATGGCCTCGGCGGTGGCCGCCATCCGGACCCTGCTGGAGTTCCTGAAGAGAGACACAG GGGAGACGATCCAGGGCCTGAGAGCGAATCTCACCAGCGCCATAGAGACGCTGTGCGGCGTGGACTCCTCCGTGGCCGTGTCCTCCGGCGGGGAGCTCTTCCTCCGCTTCATCAGCCTCACCTCCCTGGAGTACTCG GATTATTCCAAGTGTAAGAAGATCATGATTGAGCGGGGAGAGCTTTTTCTCAGGAGAATTTCTCTGTCGCGAAATAAAATTGCAGACCTGTGCCACACTTTCATCAAAGATGGGGCG AGGATACTGACGCACGCCTACTCCAGGGTGGTCCTGAGGGTCCTGGAGGCAGCCGTGGCGGCCAAGAAGCGCTTCAGTGTCTACATCACAGAGTCGCAGCCGGACTTGTCCGG TAAGAAAATGGCCAAAGCCCTCTGCCACCTCAACGTCCCCGTCACCGTGGTGCTGGACGCTGCTGTCGG CTATATCATGGAGAAAGTGGACCTCGTCATAGTTGGTGCTGAAGGAGTTGTAGAAAACGGAGGCATCATTAACAAG ATTGGAACCAACCAGATGGCTGTGTGCGCCAAGGCACAGAACAAGCCCTTTTACGTGGTCGCAGAAAGCTTCAAGTTTGTGCGGCTCTTCCCGCTCAACCAGCAGGACGTGCCGGATAAGTTTAAG TACAAGGCAGACACTCTGCTCAAGTCCGTAGAGACCGGGCAGGACCTCAAAGAGGAGCACCCATGGGTCGACTACACCGCCCCGTCCTTGATCACCCTGCTGTTCACGGACCTGGGTGTGCTGACGCCCTCCGCGGTCAGCGATGAGCTCATCAAGCTGTATCTGTAA